Proteins encoded within one genomic window of Brachybacterium sp. P6-10-X1:
- a CDS encoding GNAT family N-acetyltransferase, protein MADRREARRSLRRRAPGEEDARTPPAYPAHWEADIALHDGSAAHLRPILPTDAEALQAFHQRQSEHSRYLRFFAPMPRLSPRDLERFTHVDHRDRVAFVVLVGDEIIAVARYDRIEPRAAEVAFNVSDARQGTGLASVLLEHLAAAARERGLSVFTAEVLPQNAKMINVFTEAGFEVERTYDDGVVMVSFRIDPTARSLEVMAEREHRAEARAMERLLHPESVLLIGVSSRRDSAGGRFLTALERSGYDGAIQLVSPEAMELRGHRAHARITDVPGTIDLAVIALRPEACLEAIEECAAVGVRAVVIPTEGFTDSERGRHLQRQLVARARLHGMRLLGPGSLGFLRTGEDPISLSLAPAMPRPGPVALAGQSSALSALLLAGTDSRGIGLHEFVGAGNRADVSLNDTLQHWQDDEEVGVIALALESMGNPRKFTRLARRLTRTVPLIVLRPPGVDHAPGHDVRPSTLPRRALDQVLGTAGVVQATGVDHLLDITDAIGRQGLPHGPRVGLLSNTAALGAALRGAADQAEMQIVADNRSVPLAADPRLIQRAFTSMAARGQVDLVIAGMIDPLSGDALAVIRQMATVARHSEVVLLVCLISDAERSGAVQAAVREDGELPPVHATPHNAVRAGAGMLAAALRPAADDDEPAHRDDLDRAGARELVDRLLPDPAPPTLEMSTEDLRTLLAAYGISLLEAQPIRDGDDAAAHAQEIGYPVALKSTDPVLRHRADLGGVRLSIPDEVQLRHAVRAMRADLSFSSAPLEVQSMAPPGVPMVVRSVEDPSLGPVVSLSVAGDATDLLDDIAYAIPPFSETAAAGLVDGPASAVKLRGTRGLPRADRAALADLVVRIGLLAEDLPELSRVELYPVLVGQEGISVVGATARLSPAPNRTDGTRRALSGTAGS, encoded by the coding sequence ATGGCGGACAGGCGTGAGGCACGGCGATCCCTGCGACGTCGGGCCCCGGGGGAGGAGGACGCCCGGACCCCTCCTGCCTATCCGGCGCACTGGGAGGCGGACATCGCCCTGCACGACGGGTCCGCCGCCCACCTGCGGCCGATCCTGCCCACTGATGCCGAGGCGCTGCAGGCATTCCACCAGCGCCAGTCCGAGCACTCCCGATACCTGCGCTTCTTCGCGCCCATGCCCCGCCTGTCGCCCCGCGACCTCGAACGGTTCACCCACGTCGACCACCGCGACCGGGTCGCGTTCGTGGTGCTCGTGGGGGACGAGATCATCGCCGTGGCCCGCTACGACAGGATCGAGCCGCGGGCCGCCGAGGTCGCCTTCAACGTCTCCGACGCCCGGCAGGGGACGGGCCTGGCCTCGGTGCTGCTCGAGCACCTCGCCGCCGCCGCCCGCGAACGGGGCCTGAGCGTATTCACCGCCGAGGTGCTCCCGCAGAACGCCAAGATGATCAACGTCTTCACCGAGGCGGGCTTCGAGGTCGAGCGCACCTACGACGACGGCGTCGTGATGGTCTCCTTCCGGATCGACCCCACCGCCCGCTCCCTGGAGGTCATGGCCGAGCGCGAGCACCGCGCCGAGGCCCGGGCCATGGAACGGCTCCTGCACCCCGAATCCGTGCTGCTGATCGGGGTCTCCTCCCGCAGGGACTCCGCCGGTGGTCGCTTCCTGACCGCCCTGGAGCGCTCCGGCTACGACGGGGCGATCCAGCTCGTCTCCCCGGAGGCGATGGAGCTGCGCGGCCACCGCGCCCACGCCCGGATCACCGACGTGCCCGGGACCATCGACCTCGCCGTGATCGCCCTGCGGCCCGAGGCGTGCCTGGAGGCGATCGAGGAGTGCGCCGCGGTGGGTGTGCGCGCCGTCGTGATCCCCACCGAGGGCTTCACCGACAGCGAGCGGGGACGCCACCTCCAACGGCAGCTGGTGGCCCGGGCACGGCTGCACGGCATGCGGCTGCTCGGCCCGGGGTCGCTGGGGTTCCTGCGCACCGGCGAGGACCCCATCAGCCTCTCCCTGGCCCCGGCCATGCCGCGACCCGGCCCGGTGGCGCTCGCCGGCCAGTCCAGCGCCCTCTCGGCGCTGCTGCTGGCCGGGACCGACAGCCGCGGGATCGGGCTGCACGAGTTCGTCGGTGCCGGCAACCGCGCGGACGTCTCTCTCAACGACACCCTCCAGCACTGGCAGGACGACGAGGAGGTCGGCGTGATCGCGCTGGCCCTGGAGTCGATGGGGAACCCGCGCAAGTTCACCCGCCTCGCCCGGCGGCTGACCCGCACGGTGCCGCTGATCGTGCTGCGGCCCCCCGGCGTGGACCACGCGCCCGGTCACGACGTGCGCCCCTCCACCCTGCCCCGGCGCGCTCTGGATCAGGTCCTCGGCACCGCCGGCGTGGTGCAGGCCACCGGCGTCGACCATCTCCTGGACATCACCGACGCCATCGGCCGGCAAGGGCTGCCCCACGGCCCCCGGGTGGGGCTGCTGTCGAACACCGCCGCCCTCGGCGCCGCCCTGCGCGGCGCCGCCGACCAGGCAGAGATGCAGATCGTCGCCGACAACCGCAGCGTGCCGCTGGCCGCGGATCCCAGACTGATCCAGCGCGCCTTCACCTCGATGGCCGCGCGAGGGCAGGTCGACCTGGTCATCGCCGGGATGATCGATCCGCTCAGCGGCGATGCCCTCGCCGTGATCCGCCAGATGGCGACGGTCGCCCGCCACAGCGAGGTGGTGCTGCTGGTGTGCCTGATCTCCGATGCCGAGCGCTCCGGCGCGGTGCAGGCAGCCGTCCGCGAGGACGGGGAGCTGCCTCCGGTCCATGCGACGCCCCACAACGCGGTGCGCGCCGGGGCCGGGATGCTGGCGGCCGCTCTGCGCCCCGCGGCCGACGACGACGAGCCCGCCCACCGCGACGACCTCGACCGCGCCGGGGCCCGCGAGCTCGTCGACCGCCTGCTGCCCGACCCGGCTCCGCCGACGCTCGAGATGTCCACGGAGGACCTGCGCACCCTGCTGGCCGCCTACGGGATCTCCCTGCTGGAGGCCCAGCCGATCCGCGACGGCGACGACGCCGCCGCGCATGCGCAGGAGATCGGCTACCCCGTCGCCCTCAAGAGCACCGACCCGGTGCTGCGCCACCGCGCCGATCTCGGCGGCGTCCGCCTGTCCATCCCCGACGAGGTCCAGCTGCGCCATGCGGTCCGGGCCATGCGGGCGGACCTGTCCTTCTCGAGCGCCCCGCTCGAGGTCCAGTCGATGGCACCGCCGGGGGTGCCCATGGTGGTGCGCAGCGTCGAGGACCCCTCGCTCGGACCCGTCGTCTCGCTGTCCGTGGCCGGTGACGCCACCGATCTGCTGGACGACATCGCCTACGCGATCCCGCCGTTCAGCGAGACCGCGGCGGCGGGTCTGGTCGACGGCCCCGCCAGCGCGGTCAAGCTGCGGGGGACCCGCGGCCTGCCCCGCGCCGACCGTGCCGCGCTCGCCGACCTGGTGGTCCGCATCGGACTGCTCGCGGAGGACCTGCCGGAGCTCTCCCGGGTCGAGCTCTACCCGGTGCTGGTGGGCCAGGAGGGGATCAGCGTGGTCGGCGCCACCGCGAGGCTGTCCCCGGCGCCCAACCGCACCGACGGCACCCGGCGGGCGCTCTCGGGCACGGCAGGCAGCTGA
- a CDS encoding RNA polymerase sigma factor, whose protein sequence is MTSSKTAETATDTTTEVAGSGTDASSKRTPAKRTGKPTAAKTAAKKAASKAAKATASEQAEEVEDEAEEAEATKKASETNAKVEASGGFVYNATEDDAPAQQVVTAGATADPVKDYLKQIGRVALLNAAQEVELAERIEAGLYAEHQLKGDESMVRTKAGRELAMIAEDGRAAKDHLLEANLRLVVSLAKRYTGRGMLFLDLIQEGNLGLIRAVEKFDYSKGYKFSTYATWWIRQAITRAMADQARTIRIPVHMVEVINKLARVQRQMLQDLGREPTPEELAKELDMTPEKVVEVQKYGREPISLHTPLGEDGDSEFGDLIEDSEAVVPADAVSFTLLQEQLHSVLDTLSEREAGVVSMRFGLEDGQPKTLDEIGKVYGVTRERIRQIESKTMSKLRHPSRSQVLRDYLD, encoded by the coding sequence GTGACCTCCTCCAAGACTGCTGAGACCGCCACCGACACGACCACCGAGGTGGCCGGGTCCGGGACGGACGCATCCTCGAAGCGCACCCCCGCCAAGCGCACCGGCAAGCCGACCGCCGCCAAGACCGCCGCCAAGAAGGCCGCGTCGAAGGCCGCCAAGGCCACCGCCTCGGAGCAGGCCGAGGAGGTCGAGGACGAGGCCGAGGAGGCCGAGGCCACGAAGAAGGCCTCGGAGACCAACGCCAAGGTCGAGGCCTCCGGCGGATTCGTCTACAACGCCACCGAGGACGACGCCCCGGCCCAGCAGGTCGTCACCGCCGGTGCGACCGCCGACCCCGTCAAGGACTACCTCAAGCAGATCGGCAGGGTCGCGCTGCTGAACGCGGCCCAGGAGGTCGAGCTGGCCGAGCGCATCGAGGCCGGCCTGTACGCCGAGCACCAGCTCAAGGGCGACGAGTCGATGGTCCGGACCAAGGCCGGTCGCGAGCTCGCCATGATCGCCGAGGACGGCCGCGCCGCCAAGGATCACCTGCTCGAGGCCAACCTGCGCCTGGTCGTCTCCCTCGCCAAGCGCTACACCGGCCGCGGCATGCTGTTCCTGGACCTCATCCAGGAAGGCAACCTCGGTCTGATCCGCGCGGTGGAGAAGTTCGACTACTCCAAGGGCTACAAGTTCTCGACCTACGCCACCTGGTGGATCCGTCAGGCCATCACTCGCGCGATGGCGGACCAGGCCCGCACCATCCGCATCCCGGTGCACATGGTCGAGGTCATCAACAAACTCGCCCGGGTCCAGCGCCAGATGCTCCAGGACCTCGGCCGCGAGCCCACGCCGGAGGAGCTCGCCAAGGAGCTGGACATGACGCCCGAGAAGGTCGTCGAGGTCCAGAAGTACGGCCGCGAGCCGATCTCCCTGCACACCCCGCTGGGTGAGGACGGCGACAGCGAGTTCGGCGACCTCATCGAGGACTCCGAGGCCGTCGTCCCCGCCGACGCCGTGAGCTTCACGCTCCTGCAGGAGCAGCTCCACTCGGTGCTGGACACCCTCTCGGAGCGGGAGGCCGGTGTGGTCTCCATGCGCTTCGGGCTCGAGGACGGTCAGCCCAAGACCCTCGACGAGATCGGGAAGGTCTATGGGGTCACCCGGGAGCGGATCCGTCAGATCGAGTCCAAGACCATGTCGAAGCTGCGCCACCCCTCGCGTTCGCAGGTGCTGAGGGACTACCTCGACTGA
- the hisF gene encoding imidazole glycerol phosphate synthase subunit HisF produces MSVAVRVIPCLDVDAGRVVKGVNFQGLRDAGDPVELAARYGAEGADELTFLDVTASSGGRETMIDVVRAAAEQIFIPLTVGGGVRSVEDVDQLLRAGADKCGVNTAAIGRPALIDEISRRFGNQVLVLSIDARRVTEDTPAGSARTGSGFEVTTHGGRQGTGIDAIAWIREVTERGAGEILLNSMDADGTEQGFDRELIRLAREATNLPLIASGGAGKPADFPPAVRAGADAVLAASVFHFQQMTIAEAKQAMAEDGITVR; encoded by the coding sequence ATGAGCGTCGCCGTGCGGGTGATCCCCTGCCTGGACGTCGACGCCGGCCGGGTCGTCAAGGGCGTGAACTTCCAGGGGCTGCGCGATGCGGGCGACCCCGTGGAGCTCGCCGCCCGCTACGGCGCCGAGGGCGCCGACGAGCTCACCTTCCTCGACGTCACGGCCTCCTCCGGGGGACGCGAGACCATGATCGACGTGGTGAGGGCCGCCGCGGAGCAGATCTTCATCCCGCTGACCGTCGGCGGCGGCGTGCGCTCGGTGGAGGACGTCGACCAGCTGCTGCGCGCCGGGGCGGACAAGTGCGGGGTCAACACCGCGGCGATCGGACGTCCTGCGCTGATCGACGAGATCTCCCGCCGCTTCGGCAACCAGGTGCTCGTGCTCTCGATCGACGCCCGCCGCGTCACCGAGGACACTCCGGCCGGCAGCGCCCGGACAGGATCGGGTTTCGAGGTCACCACCCATGGCGGCCGCCAGGGCACCGGGATCGACGCGATCGCGTGGATCCGCGAGGTCACCGAGCGCGGTGCCGGGGAGATCCTGCTGAACTCCATGGACGCCGACGGCACCGAGCAGGGTTTCGATCGCGAGCTGATCCGCCTCGCGAGGGAGGCGACGAACCTGCCGCTGATCGCCTCCGGTGGGGCCGGGAAGCCCGCAGATTTCCCCCCGGCCGTCCGGGCGGGGGCGGACGCCGTGCTGGCCGCGAGCGTCTTCCATTTCCAGCAGATGACCATCGCCGAGGCGAAGCAGGCGATGGCCGAGGACGGCATCACGGTGCGCTGA
- a CDS encoding universal stress protein: MTIVVGYSPSGQGAAALRAAVRSARRRGEDLVIASYQYGEDGQGAPSEQEVRSALAEIDAEGVDVTVRPRTGTDIGEFLLSVVEEVSASLIVIGLRRKSPIGKLNLGAAARRVVLGAPCPVLAVKDDHGADADAHAGA, encoded by the coding sequence ATGACCATCGTCGTGGGGTACTCGCCGTCCGGGCAGGGCGCGGCCGCTCTCCGCGCAGCCGTCCGCTCGGCCCGACGCCGGGGGGAGGACCTTGTCATCGCCTCCTACCAGTACGGGGAGGACGGCCAGGGGGCGCCGTCCGAGCAGGAGGTCCGCTCCGCGCTGGCAGAGATCGACGCGGAGGGCGTCGACGTCACGGTGCGTCCCCGGACGGGCACGGACATCGGGGAGTTCCTGCTGTCCGTGGTCGAGGAGGTCTCGGCCTCGCTGATCGTGATCGGTCTGCGCCGCAAGTCCCCGATCGGCAAGCTGAACCTCGGCGCGGCGGCCCGCCGCGTCGTGCTCGGCGCGCCGTGCCCCGTGCTCGCGGTGAAGGACGATCACGGCGCCGATGCGGACGCCCACGCCGGCGCCTGA
- a CDS encoding DNA topoisomerase (ATP-hydrolyzing) subunit A, translating into MARSRSTQQSAGDDRVDETIVDIDVTSEMETSFLEYAYSVIYSRALPDARDGLKPVQRRILFMMAEMGLRPDRGHVKSQRVVGEVMGKLHPHGDTAIYDALVRMAQSFNMRMPLVDGHGNFGSLDNGPAAPRYTEARLAKAALLMTDSLDEDVVEMVPNYDNQLTQPEVLPAQYPNLLVNGASGIAVGMATNMAPHNLVETVAAARHLIDHPEADLEQLMRFVPGPDLPTGGRIIGLDGIRDAYRTGRGSFKVRATTRIENITSRRKGIVVSELPYQVGPEKVAEKLRDAVQSKKVQGITDYQDLTDRHHGLRLVMSVKSGYDPDAVLEQLYKHTPLEESFGINNVALVEGQPRTMGLKQLLEVFVDHRLTVVRRRTEHRLDKRRARLHLVEGLLLAIVDIDEVIQIVRSSDDAETARTRLMGVFDLTPVQAEYILELRLRRLTKFSQIDLEAERDDLRREIEQLEEVLGSEQILRRLVSDELAAVASEHGDSRRTVLLEAADQPAPTVGGSLEVADEPCRVLLTGTSLVARVAGEEPLVREGPRSAHDVIVADVLTSTRSTVGVVTDTGRVLHLSVVDLPSLAPTAGAPSLAGGTRLSDLIDLGSDERALGLIRVAEADTARGGAIALGTRHGVVKRVQLDFPRSDGFEIIALKEGDAVVGVVDLEEDTDLDLVFVTSEAQLLHFPSSGVRPQGRGAGGVAGIKLAGGARVVSFGAIDVTAPADVVTVSGSSGTLPLLQTGSLKVSPLTEFPAKGRATAGMRCHRFLRGEDALIGAWVVPHPARASSEAGQPIDLPEPTGRRDGSGTPVAVPIAAVG; encoded by the coding sequence ATGGCCAGATCACGTAGCACCCAGCAGAGCGCCGGGGACGACAGGGTCGACGAGACGATCGTCGACATCGACGTCACCAGCGAGATGGAGACGTCCTTCCTCGAGTACGCGTACTCCGTGATCTACTCCCGGGCGCTCCCGGACGCCCGAGACGGTCTCAAACCCGTCCAGCGCCGCATCCTGTTCATGATGGCCGAGATGGGACTGCGTCCCGATCGCGGGCACGTGAAGTCCCAGCGGGTGGTCGGCGAGGTGATGGGCAAGCTCCACCCGCACGGGGACACCGCCATCTACGACGCCCTGGTGCGCATGGCGCAGAGCTTCAACATGCGGATGCCCCTGGTGGACGGCCACGGCAATTTCGGGTCGCTCGACAACGGCCCGGCCGCCCCGCGGTACACCGAGGCACGCCTGGCCAAGGCCGCCCTGCTGATGACGGACTCGCTGGACGAGGACGTCGTGGAGATGGTCCCGAACTACGACAATCAGCTCACGCAGCCCGAGGTGCTGCCTGCGCAGTACCCGAATCTGCTGGTCAACGGCGCCTCCGGGATCGCCGTCGGGATGGCGACGAACATGGCGCCCCACAACCTGGTCGAGACCGTCGCCGCGGCGAGGCACCTGATCGACCATCCCGAGGCGGATCTCGAGCAGCTCATGCGCTTCGTGCCCGGCCCCGATCTGCCCACGGGCGGCCGGATCATCGGGCTCGACGGCATCCGGGACGCCTATCGCACCGGCCGGGGTTCCTTCAAGGTCCGCGCCACCACCCGGATCGAGAACATCACGTCGCGACGCAAGGGCATCGTCGTCTCCGAGCTGCCGTACCAGGTGGGTCCCGAGAAGGTGGCCGAGAAGCTGCGTGACGCGGTGCAGTCCAAGAAGGTCCAGGGCATCACCGACTACCAGGACCTCACCGACCGCCATCACGGGCTGCGCCTGGTGATGTCCGTGAAGTCGGGCTACGACCCCGATGCGGTGCTCGAGCAGCTGTACAAGCACACCCCGCTCGAGGAGTCGTTCGGGATCAACAACGTGGCCCTGGTGGAGGGTCAGCCCCGCACGATGGGCCTCAAGCAGCTGCTCGAGGTCTTCGTCGATCACCGGCTGACCGTGGTGCGGCGCCGCACCGAGCACCGGCTGGACAAGCGCCGGGCGCGCCTGCACCTGGTCGAGGGGCTGCTGCTGGCGATCGTCGACATCGACGAAGTCATCCAGATCGTCCGCAGCAGCGATGACGCCGAGACCGCCCGCACCCGTCTGATGGGCGTGTTCGACCTCACGCCCGTCCAGGCCGAGTACATCCTCGAGCTGCGGCTGCGCCGGCTGACGAAGTTCTCCCAGATCGATCTCGAGGCCGAGCGCGACGACCTGCGCCGCGAGATCGAGCAGCTCGAGGAGGTCCTGGGATCCGAACAGATCCTGCGCCGACTGGTCTCCGACGAGCTGGCCGCCGTCGCTTCCGAGCACGGCGACTCGCGCCGCACCGTCCTGCTCGAGGCCGCCGACCAGCCCGCACCCACCGTGGGCGGGTCCCTCGAGGTCGCCGACGAGCCCTGCCGGGTGCTGCTGACCGGCACCTCCCTGGTGGCCCGCGTGGCCGGTGAGGAGCCTCTGGTGCGCGAGGGGCCGCGCAGCGCGCACGACGTGATCGTCGCGGATGTGCTCACCTCCACCCGCTCCACCGTCGGAGTGGTCACCGACACCGGACGCGTGCTGCACCTGTCCGTGGTGGACCTGCCCTCGCTGGCCCCCACCGCCGGGGCCCCCTCGCTCGCCGGCGGAACCCGTCTCTCCGACCTCATCGACCTCGGGAGCGACGAGCGCGCCCTCGGACTGATCCGGGTCGCGGAGGCGGATACGGCCCGCGGCGGCGCGATCGCCCTGGGCACCCGCCATGGCGTGGTCAAGCGCGTCCAGCTCGACTTCCCCCGTTCGGACGGCTTCGAGATCATCGCGCTCAAGGAGGGCGACGCCGTGGTCGGGGTGGTGGACCTCGAGGAGGACACCGACCTCGACCTCGTCTTCGTGACCTCCGAGGCGCAGCTGCTGCACTTCCCCTCCTCCGGCGTGCGCCCGCAGGGGCGCGGGGCCGGCGGTGTCGCGGGCATCAAGCTCGCCGGCGGCGCGCGGGTGGTCTCCTTCGGCGCGATCGACGTGACCGCCCCGGCGGACGTGGTCACCGTTTCCGGCAGCTCCGGCACTCTCCCGCTGCTGCAGACGGGATCGCTGAAGGTCTCCCCGCTGACCGAGTTCCCCGCCAAGGGTCGGGCCACCGCGGGCATGCGCTGCCATCGATTCCTGCGCGGCGAGGACGCCCTGATCGGCGCCTGGGTGGTCCCGCATCCGGCGCGCGCCTCCTCCGAGGCCGGTCAACCGATCGACCTGCCCGAGCCCACCGGGCGCCGCGACGGCTCCGGCACCCCGGTGGCGGTGCCGATCGCCGCTGTCGGCTGA
- a CDS encoding type IIA DNA topoisomerase subunit B, translated as MSPSTASTKSAYDARNLQVLEGLEAVRKRPGMYIGSTDSRGLMHCLWEILDNSVDEALGGHGDSISVILHPDASVEVRDTGRGVPVDVEPRTGLTGVEVVYTKLHAGGKFGGGSYAASGGLHGVGASVVNALSGRLDVEVDRAGKTYAMSFRRGQAGVFDDGGEPDPEAPFTPAAGPGELRVVGKAKRGVSGTRVRYWADPQIFVKGSHFALDELHRRARQTAFLVPGLELAVTDDRPERLPDQPATRTYKYDGGISEFVEYLAQDQRITDVVRLQGTGNYTETIPVLDKNGHMVSTDVDRSCEVDIALRWGADYDSTVRSFVNIVATPKGGTHLAGFEQALVKTLRKQVENQARRVKFNAKNEKIEKDDTLAGLTVVVSVRIDEPQFEGQTKEVLGTPAIRAIVSKIVEQRLTDFLTSSKKGEKEQAALVIDKVVSEMRARIAARMHKEVSRRKNALESSTMPTKLADCRTHDVERSELFIVEGDSALGTAKNARSSEFQALLPIRGKILNTQKASVTDMLKNTECAAIFQVIGAGSGRTFDLEAARYGKIVMMTDADVDGAHIRTLLLTLFHRYMRPLVEEGRVYAAVPPLHRVEILHGGSKKNELVYTYSEAELNKLLKNLEKRGKRYKEPIQRYKGLGEMDADQLADTTMDPNHRTLRRVRIEDAEAASAMFELLMGSEVAPRKQFIIEGAEELDLERIDA; from the coding sequence GTGTCCCCTTCCACCGCATCGACGAAATCCGCCTACGACGCCCGCAACCTCCAGGTCCTCGAGGGCCTGGAGGCCGTCCGCAAGCGTCCGGGCATGTACATCGGCTCGACGGACTCCCGCGGTCTCATGCACTGCCTGTGGGAGATCCTGGACAACTCCGTCGACGAGGCGCTCGGCGGCCACGGCGACTCGATCTCGGTGATCCTGCACCCGGACGCCTCCGTCGAGGTGCGCGACACCGGGCGCGGCGTGCCGGTCGACGTGGAGCCCCGCACCGGGCTGACCGGTGTCGAGGTGGTCTACACCAAGCTCCATGCCGGCGGGAAGTTCGGCGGCGGCTCCTACGCCGCCTCCGGCGGCCTGCACGGCGTCGGCGCGAGCGTCGTCAACGCCCTGTCGGGGCGTCTCGACGTCGAGGTGGACCGCGCGGGCAAGACCTACGCGATGAGCTTCCGGCGCGGCCAGGCCGGAGTCTTCGACGACGGTGGCGAGCCCGACCCCGAGGCTCCCTTCACCCCGGCGGCGGGCCCGGGCGAGCTGCGCGTGGTCGGCAAGGCCAAACGCGGCGTGAGCGGGACCCGGGTGCGCTACTGGGCCGACCCCCAGATCTTCGTCAAGGGCTCGCACTTCGCGCTCGACGAGCTGCACCGCCGTGCCCGGCAGACGGCATTCCTGGTGCCCGGGCTGGAGCTGGCCGTCACCGACGATCGGCCCGAGCGGCTGCCGGATCAGCCCGCCACCCGCACGTACAAGTACGACGGCGGCATCAGCGAGTTCGTCGAGTACCTGGCCCAGGACCAGCGGATCACCGATGTGGTCCGCCTCCAGGGCACCGGCAACTACACCGAGACGATCCCGGTGCTCGACAAGAACGGTCACATGGTCTCCACGGACGTGGACCGCTCCTGCGAGGTCGACATCGCGCTGCGCTGGGGAGCCGACTACGACTCGACCGTGCGCTCCTTCGTGAACATCGTCGCCACCCCCAAGGGCGGCACCCACCTCGCCGGCTTCGAGCAGGCCCTGGTCAAGACCCTGCGCAAACAGGTCGAGAACCAGGCGCGCCGGGTCAAGTTCAACGCCAAGAACGAGAAGATCGAGAAGGACGACACCCTCGCCGGGCTCACCGTCGTCGTCAGCGTCCGGATCGACGAGCCGCAGTTCGAAGGCCAGACCAAGGAGGTGCTCGGCACCCCCGCGATCCGCGCGATCGTCTCCAAGATCGTCGAACAGCGCCTGACCGACTTCCTGACCTCCTCCAAGAAGGGGGAGAAGGAGCAGGCCGCCCTGGTGATCGACAAGGTCGTCTCCGAGATGCGGGCCCGGATCGCCGCCCGCATGCACAAGGAGGTCTCACGCCGCAAGAACGCGCTGGAGTCCTCCACCATGCCCACGAAGCTCGCCGACTGCCGCACCCACGACGTCGAGCGCTCGGAGCTGTTCATCGTCGAGGGCGACAGCGCGCTGGGCACGGCGAAGAACGCCCGCTCCTCGGAGTTCCAGGCGCTGCTGCCGATCCGCGGGAAGATCCTCAACACCCAGAAGGCGTCCGTCACGGACATGCTCAAGAACACCGAGTGCGCGGCGATCTTCCAGGTGATCGGGGCGGGCTCCGGCCGCACCTTCGATCTGGAGGCCGCCCGCTACGGCAAGATCGTGATGATGACCGACGCCGACGTCGACGGCGCCCATATCCGCACCCTGCTGCTGACCCTGTTCCACCGCTACATGCGGCCGCTGGTGGAGGAGGGCCGGGTGTACGCGGCCGTCCCGCCGCTGCACAGGGTGGAGATCCTCCACGGCGGGTCGAAGAAGAACGAGCTGGTCTACACCTACTCCGAAGCGGAGCTGAACAAGCTGCTGAAGAACCTCGAGAAGCGGGGCAAGCGCTACAAGGAGCCGATCCAGCGCTACAAGGGCCTGGGCGAGATGGACGCCGACCAGCTGGCCGATACGACCATGGACCCGAACCATCGCACCCTGCGACGGGTGCGGATCGAGGACGCCGAGGCCGCCAGCGCCATGTTCGAGCTCCTCATGGGCTCGGAGGTGGCACCCCGCAAGCAGTTCATCATCGAAGGGGCCGAGGAGCTCGACCTGGAGAGGATCGACGCATGA
- a CDS encoding D-hexose-6-phosphate mutarotase: protein MSTPSAASTVPLPEGVALETVHGVDAVVVDTPAARAVVHLDGAHLTSWAPTGEADLLWLSPDSAYGPREAIRGGIPLVGPWFGPGRDGAMQVKHGWLRTITWELAAASADGEDVVLELVTPQDAVKLTGRAVFRIGRELSVDLTLTAGATPLEVEAALHTYLAVGDVRRIALEGLESADYLDNTRGLAADVLGPGPMRLTGSTDRIVDAAGEVVVTDEALGRRLVSSPRGTAKTIVWNPWDELVTSMGDIPDDAWPEFVCVEPAVAKDRFVSLRPGAAHTIGVTYRIER from the coding sequence ATGAGCACTCCTTCTGCCGCCTCGACCGTCCCGCTGCCCGAGGGCGTCGCCCTCGAGACGGTCCACGGGGTCGACGCCGTCGTCGTCGACACCCCCGCCGCCCGCGCCGTGGTCCACCTCGACGGTGCCCATCTGACCAGCTGGGCCCCCACCGGCGAAGCGGACCTGCTGTGGTTGAGCCCGGACTCGGCATACGGGCCCCGAGAGGCGATCCGCGGCGGGATCCCGTTGGTGGGCCCCTGGTTCGGACCGGGACGCGACGGGGCGATGCAGGTCAAGCACGGCTGGCTGCGCACCATCACCTGGGAGCTCGCCGCGGCCTCGGCCGACGGGGAGGACGTGGTCCTGGAGCTGGTGACCCCGCAGGACGCCGTGAAGCTGACCGGCCGTGCCGTCTTCCGGATCGGACGCGAGCTCTCGGTGGACCTGACCCTCACCGCCGGGGCGACACCGCTCGAGGTCGAGGCCGCCCTGCACACCTACCTGGCCGTCGGCGACGTGCGTCGGATCGCCCTCGAGGGACTCGAGAGCGCGGACTACCTCGACAACACCCGCGGCCTGGCCGCCGATGTGCTCGGCCCCGGACCGATGCGGCTGACGGGCTCCACGGACCGCATCGTCGACGCCGCCGGCGAGGTGGTCGTGACCGACGAGGCCCTCGGGCGCCGTCTGGTCTCCAGCCCCCGCGGCACCGCCAAGACCATCGTGTGGAACCCCTGGGACGAGCTGGTCACCTCGATGGGCGACATCCCCGACGACGCCTGGCCGGAGTTCGTCTGCGTCGAGCCCGCGGTGGCCAAGGACCGCTTCGTGAGCCTGCGGCCCGGCGCCGCGCACACGATCGGGGTCACCTACCGCATCGAGCGCTGA